One Fuerstiella marisgermanici DNA window includes the following coding sequences:
- a CDS encoding sulfatase family protein, with translation MRHFNAAAVLHCLHLVCSAATCSASDKPNILFMIADDCTFRDIGCYGGQAHTPNIDKLATEGMRFTRCFQSAPMCSPTRHNIYTGLYPVTSGAYPNHTFVPDGTKSVVQYLSKLGYRVAQSGKTHVAPNSVFDWEKIPGPKNPQFDKVDAFLGDSAKSKTPFCLLLCSNEPHTPWNQGDPSRYPPEKITLPPHFVDTPETRDGMSRYMAEITYYDSQVGKALQLLEKHRLADNTLVVVVSEQGSSMPFAKWTCYDNGLQSALIARWPGRIKPGSVNPAMIEYVDLLPTFVEVAGGKPDAALQGKSLLPVLAGQQDHKSHVFGIMTTRGINSGSDHYGIRSIRSEKFKYIWNLTPDVKFQNACTTSPEFQSWKKLANTGNEDAAAKVKRYQFRPEVELYDVVNDPLELHNIADDGQFADVKAELRSKLEQWMQQCGDSGQATEMEALQHMNRGRRKIQRRVK, from the coding sequence ATGAGGCACTTTAATGCAGCGGCCGTCCTTCATTGCCTTCATCTGGTGTGTTCTGCTGCGACGTGCTCCGCCAGCGACAAGCCGAACATCCTTTTTATGATCGCGGATGACTGCACGTTCCGGGACATCGGTTGTTATGGCGGCCAAGCGCATACGCCGAACATCGACAAGCTGGCGACGGAAGGCATGCGCTTCACGCGGTGCTTTCAATCGGCGCCAATGTGCTCGCCAACTCGGCACAATATTTACACCGGGCTGTATCCCGTCACCAGCGGAGCGTACCCCAACCATACGTTTGTGCCGGACGGGACGAAAAGCGTCGTGCAGTACCTGTCGAAGCTGGGCTACCGAGTCGCTCAAAGCGGCAAAACTCATGTCGCGCCGAACAGCGTGTTCGACTGGGAAAAGATCCCGGGCCCGAAGAACCCTCAATTCGACAAAGTTGATGCGTTTCTGGGCGACAGTGCGAAATCGAAGACACCGTTTTGCCTGCTGCTGTGTTCCAACGAACCTCACACGCCATGGAATCAAGGCGATCCATCGCGATACCCGCCCGAGAAAATTACGCTGCCACCGCACTTCGTGGATACTCCCGAAACCCGCGACGGCATGTCGCGATATATGGCGGAAATCACTTACTACGACAGCCAGGTGGGTAAAGCGTTGCAGCTGCTGGAAAAGCATCGACTGGCCGACAACACGCTGGTGGTTGTGGTCAGTGAGCAGGGCAGTTCGATGCCGTTTGCGAAGTGGACTTGCTACGACAACGGGCTGCAATCGGCTCTGATCGCTCGCTGGCCCGGCCGAATTAAACCAGGGTCGGTGAATCCTGCGATGATTGAATACGTTGATCTGCTGCCAACCTTTGTGGAAGTTGCAGGCGGCAAGCCGGATGCGGCGTTGCAGGGAAAAAGCCTTCTGCCCGTGTTAGCCGGACAACAGGATCACAAATCGCACGTCTTCGGAATCATGACGACTCGCGGCATCAATTCCGGTTCAGATCACTACGGCATTCGTTCCATACGGTCAGAGAAATTCAAATACATTTGGAACCTGACGCCTGATGTGAAGTTTCAAAATGCCTGCACCACGTCTCCGGAATTTCAAAGCTGGAAGAAGCTGGCGAACACCGGAAATGAAGACGCCGCTGCAAAAGTGAAACGCTACCAGTTTCGACCTGAAGTGGAATTGTATGACGTCGTCAATGACCCGCTGGAACTTCACAACATCGCAGATGACGGACAATTTGCCGACGTCAAAGCCGAACTGCGATCAAAGCTGGAACAATGGATGCAGCAGTGCGGTGACTCGGGACAGGCCACCGAAATGGAAGCTCTGCAGCACATGAATCGTGGCCGCAGAAAAATTCAACGCCGTGTGAAGTGA
- a CDS encoding DUF502 domain-containing protein, whose amino-acid sequence MVKKHIERSIGFFRATALGGVLFILPLAVVVGLLGYVYSFVVVLYDPVKEWIPVSTAAGIAGLFAVAVAALLLACFAAGLMAHRAIGRKAAQFVEKYLTTFFPKYAIYKDLLAGNIGGTRDVPSLTPVLVQTPECQRIAFESSRTPDNSVVVFFPGAPDTWIGTVGIVSADKVERLNVPFNDVVGHLEQLGRDLGPALPTTGGGLTSSEPGATAQ is encoded by the coding sequence ATGGTAAAAAAACACATTGAACGTTCCATAGGCTTCTTCCGCGCAACGGCGTTGGGGGGAGTGCTGTTTATTCTGCCGCTGGCGGTCGTGGTCGGCCTGCTCGGCTATGTCTACAGCTTTGTGGTCGTGCTCTACGATCCCGTCAAAGAATGGATTCCGGTCAGCACCGCTGCTGGAATCGCGGGGCTGTTTGCTGTCGCCGTCGCGGCTTTGCTGCTGGCCTGTTTTGCAGCCGGACTGATGGCTCACCGAGCCATTGGGCGTAAGGCAGCGCAGTTTGTTGAGAAATACCTGACGACATTCTTCCCGAAGTATGCCATCTACAAAGACCTGCTGGCCGGCAACATCGGTGGAACTCGAGATGTGCCATCACTGACGCCTGTGCTCGTGCAAACACCGGAATGTCAGCGGATCGCATTCGAATCCAGCAGAACGCCGGACAACTCCGTGGTGGTTTTCTTTCCGGGTGCACCGGACACGTGGATTGGAACGGTCGGCATTGTTTCGGCCGACAAAGTTGAACGACTGAACGTGCCGTTTAACGACGTGGTCGGACACCTGGAACAACTCGGCCGCGACCTGGGGCCGGCATTACCGACGACCGGTGGAGGCTTGACGAGTTCTGAGCCAGGCGCAACGGCTCAGTAG